The Brassica oleracea var. oleracea cultivar TO1000 chromosome C6, BOL, whole genome shotgun sequence genome includes a region encoding these proteins:
- the LOC106296792 gene encoding zinc finger protein ZAT11-like: MKRDRSDYEESITDLDIVKSLMMLSQSFVVKQIEVKQSTRTRTNDNQFECKTCNRKFDSFQALGGHRASHKKPKLSIDQEQVKHRNNENAAHKCSTCGQMFGTGQALGGHMRKHRESMRTEQPVVSSTVYPVLNRCNSSKCLDLNLTPLENDLVYAFGKNLADLKFVN, encoded by the coding sequence ATGAAGAGAGACCGGTCCGATTACGAAGAATCCATCACAGATTTAGACATAGTAAAAAGTCTCATGATGTTATCTCAGAGTTTCGTGGTCAAGCAAATCGAGGTAAAGCAATCAACCCGAACCAGAACCAATGATAACCAATTCGAGTGCAAAACCTGTAATCGAAAATTTGATTCGTTCCAAGCTCTAGGAGGTCACAGAGCCAGCCACAAGAAACCTAAGCTGAGTATTGACCAAGAACAAGTTAAGCATCGTAACAATGAGAATGCTGCGCATAAGTGTTCGACTTGCGGTCAAATGTTTGGGACAGGTCAAGCTTTAGGAGGTCACATGAGAAAGCACAGGGAGAGCATGAGAACCGAACAACCGGTTGTCTCGTCTACGGTTTATCCGGTTTTGAACCGATGTAATAGCAGCAAGTGCTTGGATTTGAATCTAACTCCATTGGAGAATGACCTTGTATATGCGTTTGGGAAGAATTTGGCTGATTTGAAGTTTGTAAATTAG
- the LOC106296791 gene encoding ras-related protein RABE1a-like, translating into MAAPPARARADYDYLIKLLLIGDSGVGKSCLLLRFSDGSFTTSFITTIGIDFKIRTIELDGKRIKLQIWDTAGQERFRTITTAYYRGAMGILLVYDVTDESSFNNIRNWIRNIEQHASDNVNKILVGNKADMDESKRAVPTSKGQALADEYGIKFFETSAKTNLNVEEVFFSIGKDIKQRLADTDARAEPHTITINQSDQGAAGTSQATQKSACCG; encoded by the exons ATGGCTGCTCCTCCTGCTAGAGCTCGGGCTGATTACGATTACCTCATAAAACTTCTCTTGATCGGAGACAGCG GTGTTGGTAAGAGTTGCCTCCTCTTACGTTTCTCCGACGGCTCCTTTACCACCAGTTTCATTACAACCATTGG AATTGATTTCAAGATACGGACTATTGAGCTGGATGGTAAGAGAATTAAGCTGCAAATCTGGGACACTGCGGGACAGGAGCGGTTCCGGACTATCACAACTG CATACTACCGTGGAGCTATGGGCATTTTGCTTGTGTATGATGTTACCGATGAATCATCTTTCAACA ATATCAGGAACTGGATCCGTAACATTGAGCAGCACGCCTCTGACAATGTCAACAAGATTCTAGTGGGGAACAAGGCTGATATGGATGAAAGCAAACGA GCTGTGCCAACATCTAAAGGCCAAGCTCTTGCAGATGAATACGGAATCAAGTTTTTCGAGACT AGTGCCAAGACTAACTTAAACGTTGAGGAAGTTTTCTTTTCAATTGGTAAAGACATCAAGCAAAGACTTGCAGATACCGATGCCAGAGCTGAG CCACATACAATCACAATCAACCAATCAGACCAAGGTGCAGCAGGGACATCTCAAGCTACTCAGAAATCAGCATGTTGTGGTTAG
- the LOC106297658 gene encoding protein SLOW GREEN 1, chloroplastic-like, with protein sequence MMESLGRLQPFHLSFPKHPTFAPFRPLIRPNSSFKHTPIKASSSKSQNPITPLQKSTPFRLFKSTCITLTTAAALLFVNLQLKPAAIAAPVAPPPSTESKEQHVTLEEEERALEEHLATHPPDVDSLRSLMEVKIRSRKLTEAVEVVDRLIKLEPEEPEWPVLKANIFTYSGEIDSAKASFEDILAKDPLRVEAYHGLVMAYSDAGLDLNEVESRIEEAMLRCKKENNHNDFRDFKLLLAQIRVIEGKHGEALKLYRELVKEEPADFRPYLCQGVIYTLLKKKDKAEEQFDKFRELVPANHPYREYFMDNLIASKLFSEKTQREMAGCFGESY encoded by the coding sequence ATGATGGAGTCTCTGGGAAGATTACAGCCATTTCACCTTTCCTTCCCGAAACACCCAACATTTGCCCCCTTCAGACCATTAATCCGACCAAACTCCTCTTTCAAACACACTCCAATCAAAGCTTCCTCCTCCAAATCACAAAACCCTATCACCCCTCTCCAAAAGTCCACACCTTTCCGCCTCTTCAAGTCCACATGCATCACTCTAACAACCGCCGCCGCCCTCCTCTTCGTCAACCTCCAGCTCAAACCTGCGGCGATTGCAGCTCCCGTCGCGCCTCCTCCGTCAACGGAAAGCAAAGAACAACACGTCACCTTGGAAGAAGAAGAGAGAGCGCTTGAAGAGCATTTAGCAACTCACCCTCCTGATGTAGACTCTCTTCGTTCCTTGATGGAGGTAAAGATCAGATCTCGAAAGCTCACAGAAGCTGTAGAAGTAGTCGACCGTTTGATCAAACTAGAACCCGAGGAACCAGAATGGCCTGTCCTCAAAGCTAACATCTTTACATACAGTGGAGAGATAGACTCAGCTAAAGCTTCATTCGAAGATATTCTTGCTAAGGACCCTCTTCGCGTCGAAGCTTATCACGGCTTGGTCATGGCTTATTCTGATGCAGGTCTTGACTTGAATGAGGTGGAGAGTAGGATCGAAGAAGCCATGCTGAGATGCAAGAAGGAGAATAATCACAACGATTTTCGAGATTTTAAGCTTCTTTTGGCTCAGATTCGGGTGATTGAAGGGAAGCACGGTGAAGCATTGAAGCTTTATCGAGAGCTTGTGAAAGAAGAGCCAGCAGATTTCAGACCGTATCTTTGTCAAGGTGTTATATACACGTTGCTGAAGAAGAAAGACAAAGCAGAGGAACAGTTTGATAAGTTTCGAGAACTTGTGCCTGCGAATCATCCTTACAGAGAGTATTTCATGGATAATTTGATTGCTTCCAAGCTTTTCTCAGAGAAGACGCAGCGCGAGATGGCTGGTTGTTTTGGTGAATCATATTGA
- the LOC106296631 gene encoding diaminopimelate epimerase, chloroplastic, translated as MEIAAINTVSVAPQSRLLSNTFSRKLGSVSSLSLRSIEREYRVGSARLRASAASSSSMDAVTAEKTSPSSFLENRESKKVLHFVKYHGLGNDFILVDNRDSSEPKITQEQVAKLCDRNFGVGADGVIFAMPGVNGADYTMRIFNSDGSEPEMCGNGVRCFARFIAELENLQGKHSFTMHTGAGLIVPEIQDDGQVMVDMGIPILKAQDVPTKLPGTKGEAVVQAELVVDGVTWNVTCVSMGNPHCITFGTKGGPNLKVDDLNLPEIGPKFEHHEMFPARTNTEFVEVLSRSHLKMRVWERGAGATLACGTGACALVVAAVLEGRANRKCTVDLPGGPLEIEWRQEDNHIYMTGPAEAVFYGSALL; from the exons ATGGAGATAGCCGCCATTAACACCGTCTCCGTCGCGCCGCAATCGCGCCTACTCTCAAACACATTCTCCAGGAAGCTAGGTTCCGTCTCTTCTCTTTCGCTCCGTTCCATCGAGAGAGAATATCGCGTTGGTAGCGCTAGGCTTCGCGCGTCTGCAGCGTCCTCCTCCTCAATGGACGCCGTCACCGCCGAGAAAACATCGCCGTCGAGTTTTCTCGAAAACAGAGAATCCAAAAAAGTTCTTCATTTCGTGAAGTATCACGGTCTCGGCAATGACTTCATTTTG GTGGATAACAGAGACTCATCGGAACCTAAGATCACTCAAGAGCAGGTGGCGAAGCTCTGCGATCGGAACTTCGGTGTTGGTGCTGATGGAGTTATCTTTGCAATGCCGGGAGTCAATGGTGCTGATTACACAATGAGGATATTCAATTCAGATGGAAGTGAACCAGAG ATGTGTGGTAATGGAGTTAGATGCTTTGCAAGATTCATTGCTGAGCTTGAGAACTTGCAGGGGAAGCATAG TTTTACAATGCATACCGGAGCTGGCCTGATTGTTCCTGAAATTCAAGATGATGGACAG GTTATGGTTGACATGGGGATACCGATTCTAAAAGCACAAGATGTGCCCACCAAGTTGCCTGGGACCAAAGGTGAAGCTGTTGTTCAGGCAGAACTAGTTGTTGATGGAGTCACCTGGAATGTGACTTGTGTTAGTATGGGCAATCCTCACTGTATCACATTTGGTACAAAGGGTGGACCG AATCTGAAGGTTGATGATTTGAACTTGCCAGAGATTGGTCCAAAGTTTGAGCATCATGAAATGTTTCCAGCTCGAACTAACACAG AGTTTGTGGAAGTCTTATCACGTTCTCATTTGAAAATGCGTGTCTGGGAGCGCGGAGCAG GAGCAACTTTGGCATGTGGAACTGGAGCTTGCGCTCTGGTTGTTGCAGCAGTCCTTGAAGGTCGAGCCAACAGG AAATGCACGGTGGATCTGCCGGGCGGACCACTGGAGATAGAGTGGAGGCAGGAGGACAACCATATCTACATGACGGGTCCTGCGGAAGCTGTCTTCTACGGATCAGCACTGCTCTAA
- the LOC106297659 gene encoding uncharacterized mitochondrial protein AtMg00810-like, translating to MELECVKCSKDPSVYRKVVKGELLVVAVYVDDLFVTGTDKKLIDEFKKNMASKFDMNDLGKLTYYLGIEVCQHDYGINLNQMRYAMKILEDACLSKCNLVQAPMELGLNLSKAEEEKEIDATSFRRNIVCLRYLLHTRPDLSFSVGVLSCYMQSKRVSWCCAEAMFEIFARKYKSRLSIREIVKQDTKVGWL from the coding sequence ATGGAACTCGAGTGTGTTAAGTGTTCCAAGGATCCATCAGTCTATCGAAAGGTGGTTAAAGGAGAGCTTCTTGTGGTGGCAGTATACGTTGATGATTTGTTTGTAACCGGAACAGACAAGAAGCTTATCGATGAGTTCAAGAAGAATATGGCAAGTAAGTTCGACATGAATGATCTAGGGAAGCTCACATATTACCTTGGTATAGAAGTGTGTCAGCATGACTATGGGATTAATTTGAATCAAATGCGTTATGCGATGAAGATTCTTGAAGATGCATGTTTGTCCAAGTGTAATCTAGTCCAAGCTCCAATGGAACTCGGACTGAACCTGTCGAAAGCTGAGGAAGAGAAAGAGATTGATGCTACAAGTTTTAGAAGAAATATCGTCTGTTTGAGATATTTATTGCACACGAGACCTGATCTATCCTTCTCAGTAGGAGTACTTAGTTGTTATATGCAGTCCAAGAGAGTCTCATGGTGTTGCGCTGAAGCAATGTTTGAGATATTTGCAAGGAAGTACAAATCTCGACTTAGTATTCGAGAGATCGTCAAGCAAGATACCAAGGTTGGTTGGTTATAG
- the LOC106300580 gene encoding serine/threonine-protein kinase AFC1-like, translating into MQSSVHREKASSIAMILETRRNVEFPHRNVDKRPRKRPRLAWDAPPLPPPSTVFHPPLYYGPEFTGGLVPSFGYPNMFYNGLPRQGSPPWRPDDKDGHFSFVIGDTLTPRYQILSKMGEGTFGQVLECFDDKHKEAVAIKVIRSVPKYREAAMIEIDVLQRLARHDVGGSRCVQIRNWFDYRNHICIVFEKLGPSLYDFLRKNSYRSFPIDLVRELGRQLLESVAYMHDLRLIHTDLKPENVLLVSSEYIKIPDYKFLSRPTRDGSYFKNLPKSSAIKLIDFGSTTLEHQDHSHIVSTRHYRAPEVILGVGWNYPCDLWSIGCILVELCSGEALFQTHENLEHLAMMERVLGPLPPQVVLRADRRSDRYFRRGAKLDWPEGATSRDSLKAVWKLPRLPNLIMQHVDHSAGDLIDLLLGLLRYDPTERLKAREALNHPFFTRSREQSIPFNQNPYPFLYNHKN; encoded by the exons ATGCAAAGCAGTGTGCATCGTGAGAAAGCTAGCTCGATCGCCATGATCTTGGAAACTCGGAGGAATGTTGAGTTCCCGCATAGGAACGTCGATAAGCGTCCGAGGAAACGGCCTCGGTTAGCTTGGGATGCTCCTCCTCTTCCTCCACCATCCACG GTATTTCATCCTCCGTTGTACTATGGTCCTGAGTTTACGGGTGGACTAGTTCCCAGTTTTGGTTACCCAAACATGTTTTATAACGGGCTTCCTCGTCAGGGCTCTCCTCCCTGGAGACCAGATGATAAAGACGGCCACTTTTCCTTTGTTATTGGAGATACTTTAACTCCACGAT ATCAAATTCTCAGCAAAATGGGTGAAG GTACATTTGGACAAGTACTGGAATGTTTTGATGATAAACACAAAGAAGCTGTGGCGATTAAAGTTATACGCTCCGTACCCAAGTATCGTGAAGCTGCCATGATTGAAATTGACGTGCTGCAAAGGCTTGCAAGGCATGATGTTGGTGGTTCTCG TTGTGTGCAAATACGGAATTGGTTTGACTATCGTAATCATATTTGTATT GTATTTGAGAAGCTTGGACCGAGCTTATATGACTTTCTCCGCAAAAATAGTTACCGTTCATTTCCTATTGACCTTGTTCGAGAGCTTGGCAGGCAACTTTTGGAGTCTGTAGCAT ATATGCACGACTTGCGGCTGATTCACACAGATTTGAAGCCCGAGAACGTTCTTCTGGTATCGTCTGAATATATCAAAATACCTGATTATAAG TTTCTATCACGACCCACGAGAGACGGTTCATACTTTAAGAATCTGCCAAAGTCAAGTGCCATCAAGCTCATTGATTTTGGAAGTACAACGCTTGAACATCAAGACCATAGCCATATCGTATCCACAAGGCACTACCGCGCACCAGAAGTTATCCTAG GGGTTGGATGGAACTATCCATGTGACCTGTGGAGTATTGGTTGCATACTTGTTGAACTTTGTTCG GGGGAGGCGCTTTTTCAAACGCATGAAAACTTGGAGCATTTGGCCATGATGGAGAGGGTCCTTGGACCATTACCTCCTCAAGTGGTGCTCAGAGCCGA CCGGCGCTCCGACAGATACTTCAGGCGAGGCGCAAAATTAGACTGGCCTGAAGGTGCGACATCAAGAGACAGCTTAAAAGCAGTGTGGAAACTTCCCCGGTTACCG AATCTGATAATGCAGCACGTGGATCACTCGGCGGGTGATCTGATAGATCTGTTACTAGGGCTGCTTAGATATGATCCAACGGAGAGGCTCAAGGCAAGGGAAGCACTGAACCATCCCTTCTTCACTAGAAGCCGGGAACAGAGTATTCCCTTTAACCAAAACCCTTATCCATTTTTATATAACCACAAGAACTAA